One genomic segment of Primulina tabacum isolate GXHZ01 chromosome 9, ASM2559414v2, whole genome shotgun sequence includes these proteins:
- the LOC142555169 gene encoding uncharacterized protein LOC142555169: MFSLRRFRHVIDAVEFLIKVQTLAPTLAVCECCHFCSLSSQNPSSSISPFRSEQRVTPNNVGIFWDLDNKPPKSFPPYEAAIRLKKAAQEFGFVKYMFAYANGHAFNYVPPVVRAQRRERKALNELETVGVVKPHEPYTCRVCGRRFYTNERLTNHFKQIHEREQMKRLNQIESARGKRRVNLVARYSIKMDKYRNAARDVLTPKVGYGLAEELKRAGFWVRTVSDKPQAADVELRSHMMDMMDKRKVECVILVSDDSDFVEILKEARLSCLKTVVVGDITDCALKRTANAAFSWQEIMRGKAKKEAGSVVGKWKDQNVLKRLEWTFDPKTEKNQYYSEVESECSDIECLSSDKCGTLLPKRSDGAWWKLESRATDIKTPQASLK; the protein is encoded by the coding sequence ATGTTCAGTTTACGCAGATTCCGTCATGTCATTGATGCAGTCGAGTTCTTGATAAAGGTTCAAACTCTAGCTCCAACTCTTGCAGTATGCGAATGTTGTCATTTTTGTTCATTGTCAAGCCAGAATCCCAGTTCTTCCATTTCGCCATTCAGATCAGAGCAAAGGGTTACACCGAATAATGTTGGCATATTTTGGGATCTCGATAACAAGCCGCCAAAGTCATTTCCCCCATATGAAGCAGCCATTAGGCTAAAGAAGGCTGCCCAAGAGTTTGGGTTCGTTAAGTACATGTTTGCTTACGCCAATGGCCATGCATTTAATTATGTCCCCCCTGTAGTTAGGGCACAGAGAAGAGAGAGGAAAGCATTGAATGAGCTAGAAACTGTTGGTGTTGTTAAGCCACATGAACCATACACATGTCGAGTTTGTGGGAGGAGATTTTACACCAACGAGAGACTCACAAATCATTTTAAGCAAATTCATGAGCGTGAACAGATGAAACGATTGAATCAAATTGAGTCTGCACGAGGGAAAAGGAGGGTAAACTTGGTAGCGAGGTATTCTATTAAGATGGATAAGTATAGAAATGCTGCTAGAGATGTTCTGACTCCCAAAGTTGGTTATGGTTTGGCAGAGGAGTTAAAAAGAGCTGGGTTTTGGGTTAGGACAGTTTCAGACAAGCCACAGGCAGCTGATGTTGAGTTGAGATCTCATATGATGGATATGATGGATAAAAGAAAAGTTGAATGTGTGATTCTTGTGTCAGATGATTCAGATTTTGTGGAGATTTTGAAGGAAGCAAGATTGAGCTGTTTGAAGACAGTTGTGGTTGGTGACATCACTGATTGTGCTCTAAAAAGGACCGCAAATGCTGCATTTTCGTGGCAGGAGATTATGAGGGGGAAGGCGAAGAAAGAGGCTGGATCAGTTGTTGGAAAGTGGAAGgatcaaaatgttttgaaaagGTTGGAATGGACTTTTGACCCCAAGACAGAGAAGAACCAATATTATTCTGAAGTGGAAAGTGAATGCTCGGATATTGAATGTCTTAGTTCTGACAAATGTGGCACTCTTTTGCCCAAGAGAAGTGATGGTGCATGGTGGAAATTGGAGTCAAGAGCTACAGACATAAAAACGCCCCAAGCATCTTTAAAGTGA
- the LOC142504388 gene encoding uncharacterized protein LOC142504388, with product MRKWGDLKKLDQHIDRRLEKQSSEQIERNRLLLKVSIESVKFLAMQGCAFRGHDESVDSKNRGNYIELINLLRKMNPEIGSILEKAAKNAKYTSAEIQREILKIIAGIVRDKIREEIGEIKFCIIVDEAIDESNKEQMAIILRYVDRDGFIRERFFEVVHVENTSALTLKKEICNLRGQGYDGASNMRGEWNGFQALFLKDSPHAYYIHCFAHRLQLALVAVSKEVHDVWRFFSILTSAINFVGSSAKRHFQLKSIRKDEINDLIESGEIDTGTGANQDCSLIRAGATRWSSHFNSVRRFIGLFGSASILLQDLIDKGLNSNIRGEAKSFFGNIRKVVSDITKNDIDILNAMNLASTTRINLQQIRDGRWEEFLWSVIKLCESNDIEVPHFDDCYTRVIDFQLMELNERFPESTMKLFTLSNALSPVDGFRSFSLCDICSLVDKFYYHDFSQEEREDLMRELDHYKFDVPRHAQFQNLDSLHHLCQTLARTTKSVIYPLIDRLVRLVLTLPVSTATTERAFSGMKLIKTPLRNKMKNDLLANTMVVYIERDIALDIDTEFIINKFDVLKNCKIRLK from the exons ATGAGAAAATGGGGAGACTTGAAAAAACTTGATCAACATATTGATAGAAGATTAGAAAAACAATCTTCTGAGCAAATTGAGCGAAATCGTTTGCTCTTAAAGGTGTCCATAGAAAGTGTGAAGTTTCTTGCAATGCAAGGTTGTGCTTTCAGGGGTCATGATGAATCAGTTGACTCTAAAAACCGTGGAAATTATATAGAATTGATCAATTTGTTGAGAAAAATGAATCCAGAAATTGGTAGTATTCTAGAAAAAGCAGCTAAAAATGCAAAGTACACATCAGCGGAAATTCAAAGagagattttgaaaattattgcTGGTATTGTGAGAGATAAAATTCGTGAAGAAATTGGAGAAATCAAGTTTTGTATCATAGTTGATGAAGCAATTGATGAGTCAAATAAAGAACAAATGGCTATCATTTTAAGATATGTTGATCGGGATGGGTTCATTAGAGAACGATTTTTTGAAGTTGTCCATGTTGAAAATACAAGTGCATTAACTTTGAAAAAAGAGATATGCAAT CTAAGAGGGCAAGGCTATGATGGCGCAAGTAACATGCGTGGGGAATGGAATGGATTCCAAGCATTATTTCTTAAAGATTCTCCACATGCttattatattcattgtttTGCTCATAGACTACAACTTGCTTTAGTTGCAGTTTCTAAAGAGGTGCATGATGTGTGGCGTTTCTTTTCAATATTAACTTCAGCTATTAATTTTGTTGGTTCATCTGCTAAACGTCATTTTCAATTGAAATCTATCCGAAAAGATGAAATTAATGATTTGATAGAATCGGGAGAAATTGACACTGGTACTGGAGCTAATCAAGATTGTTCTTTGATACGAGCTGGAGCTACTCGTTGGAGTTCACATTTCAACTCTGTTAGGAGATTCATTGGTTTGTTTGGTTCAGCGAGTATACTTCTTCAAGATCTTATTGACAAAGGTCTCAATAGTAACATTCGAGGAGAGGCTAAAAGTTT TTTTGGGAATATCAGAAAAGTTGTGTCAGACATTACGAAGAATGACATAGATATTTTGAATGCTATGAATTTGGCTTCTACGACTAGAATAAATCTTCAGCAGATCCGAGATGGTAGATGGGAAGAATTTCTTTGGAGTGTGATTAAGTTATGTGAAAGTAATGATATTGAGGTACCGCACTTTGATGATTGCTACACGCGAG TGATAGATTTTCAGTTGATGGAATTGAACGAGAGATTTCCAGAGAGCACAATGAAACTTTTTACTCTTAGTAATGCTTTGAGTCCCGTTGATGGATTCAGATCATTTTCTCTATGTGACATTTGTTCTCTTGTTGATAAGTTTTACTACCATGATTTCAGTCAAGAAGAAAGAGAAGATTTGATGAGAGAATTAGATCATTATAAGTTTGATGTACCGCGTCATGCGCAATTTCAGAATCTTGATTCTTTGCATCATTTGTGCCAAACATTGGCCAGAACAACGAAGTCGGTTATCTATCCTTTGATTGATAGGTTGGTTCGATTGGTTTTGACTCTTCCAGTTTCTACAGCAACTACAGAACGAGCTTTTTCAGGGATGAAACTCATTAAGACGCCACTTCgtaataaaatgaaaaatgaccttTTGGCCAATACCATGGTTGTTTATATAGAGAGGGATATTGCTCTGGATATTGATACAGAATTTATCATAAACAAGTTTGATGTATtgaaaaattgcaaaattcgGCTTAAATAA